A window from Citrus sinensis cultivar Valencia sweet orange chromosome 3, DVS_A1.0, whole genome shotgun sequence encodes these proteins:
- the LOC102609479 gene encoding RGG repeats nuclear RNA binding protein A isoform X2, whose translation MTTVNPFDLLGDNDFEDPSQLVVAGVAKLAEKPKKSAPAQAQPASKPAPAAKFPNKPPPPAQAVREARNEGGRGGGRGGGRGFGRGGGRGFDRDSGNNNTFGGNNGLSGGYRPSEEGEGGNLSERRGYGAPRGSFRGGRRGGFNDGESKEGERPRRVFERRSGTGRGETEEPVAETENTNAEKPSGEENAADANKENPVDEQEEKEPEEKEMTLEEYEKVLEEKRKALLALKTAEERKVDVDEEFKSMQPLSNKKSNDDVFIKVGSEKDKRKDAADKEEKAKKSVSINEFLKPAEGERYFNPSGRGRGRGRGSRGGYGGSTSSSAAAPKIEDPGQFPSLGGK comes from the exons AGTGGCGAAGCTCGCCGAGAAGCCGAAGAAATCGGCTCCGGCTCAAGCTCAGCCTGCATCCAAGCCGGCTCCGGCCGCTAAGTTCCCCAACAAGCCGCCTCCTCCCGCTCAAGCTG TGAGGGAGGCTAGGAATGAAGGTGGACGTGGGGGAGGCCGCGGTGGTGGACGTGGCTTTGGACGTGGAGGGGGCCGTGGCTTTGATCGTGATTCAGGCAATAATAACACGTTCGGTGGCAACAATGGGCTTTCTGGAGGATATAGGCCTTCCGAAGAGGGAGAAGGAGGGAATCTCTCAGAAAGACGTGGGTATGGGGCACCCCGTGGTTCTTTCCGTGGTGGTCGCCGAGGTGGTTTTAACGATGGAGAATCTAAAGAGGGAGAACGTCCACGTAGGGTATTTGAACGCCGCAGTGGAACAGGGCGTGG GGAGACTGAAGAACCTGTTGCTGAAACTGAGAACACAAATGCTGAGAAGCCTTCTGGAGAGGAAAATGCTGCAGATGCCAACAAGGAGAATCCTGTGGATGAGCAAGAAGAGAAGGAGCCTGAGGAGAAG GAGATGACCCTGGAGGAGTATGAAAAGGTACTTGAAGAGAAGAGGAAAGCTTTGCTTGCCCTAAAGACTGCTGAGGAAAGGAAGGTTGACGTGGACGAAGAGTTCAAGTCCATGCAACCACTTTCAAATAAGAAGAGCAATGATGATGTTTTTATCAAAGTG GGATCTGAAAAGGACAAACGCAAAGATGCTGCTGATAAGGAAGAGAAAGCCAAGAAG TCTGTTAGCATAAACGAGTTCTTGAAGCCTGCTGAAGGAGAGAGGTACTTTAACCCAAGCGGTCGTGGACGTGGACGTGGCCGTGGTTCAAGGGGTGGATATGGTGGTAGCACGTCCAGCAGTGCAGCAGCTCCTAAAATTGAAGACCCTGGACAATTCCCCTCCTTGGGTGGCAAGTGA
- the LOC102609479 gene encoding RGG repeats nuclear RNA binding protein A isoform X1, whose product MTTVNPFDLLGDNDFEDPSQLVVAGVAKLAEKPKKSAPAQAQPASKPAPAAKFPNKPPPPAQAVREARNEGGRGGGRGGGRGFGRGGGRGFDRDSGNNNTFGGNNGLSGGYRPSEEGEGGNLSERRGYGAPRGSFRGGRRGGFNDGESKEGERPRRVFERRSGTGRGNEIKRDGAGRGNWGTPTDEIAQETEEPVAETENTNAEKPSGEENAADANKENPVDEQEEKEPEEKEMTLEEYEKVLEEKRKALLALKTAEERKVDVDEEFKSMQPLSNKKSNDDVFIKVGSEKDKRKDAADKEEKAKKSVSINEFLKPAEGERYFNPSGRGRGRGRGSRGGYGGSTSSSAAAPKIEDPGQFPSLGGK is encoded by the exons AGTGGCGAAGCTCGCCGAGAAGCCGAAGAAATCGGCTCCGGCTCAAGCTCAGCCTGCATCCAAGCCGGCTCCGGCCGCTAAGTTCCCCAACAAGCCGCCTCCTCCCGCTCAAGCTG TGAGGGAGGCTAGGAATGAAGGTGGACGTGGGGGAGGCCGCGGTGGTGGACGTGGCTTTGGACGTGGAGGGGGCCGTGGCTTTGATCGTGATTCAGGCAATAATAACACGTTCGGTGGCAACAATGGGCTTTCTGGAGGATATAGGCCTTCCGAAGAGGGAGAAGGAGGGAATCTCTCAGAAAGACGTGGGTATGGGGCACCCCGTGGTTCTTTCCGTGGTGGTCGCCGAGGTGGTTTTAACGATGGAGAATCTAAAGAGGGAGAACGTCCACGTAGGGTATTTGAACGCCGCAGTGGAACAGGGCGTGG GAATGAGATTAAACGTGATGGGGCTGGTCGTGGTAATTGGGGAACTCCAACTGATGAAATTGCTCA GGAGACTGAAGAACCTGTTGCTGAAACTGAGAACACAAATGCTGAGAAGCCTTCTGGAGAGGAAAATGCTGCAGATGCCAACAAGGAGAATCCTGTGGATGAGCAAGAAGAGAAGGAGCCTGAGGAGAAG GAGATGACCCTGGAGGAGTATGAAAAGGTACTTGAAGAGAAGAGGAAAGCTTTGCTTGCCCTAAAGACTGCTGAGGAAAGGAAGGTTGACGTGGACGAAGAGTTCAAGTCCATGCAACCACTTTCAAATAAGAAGAGCAATGATGATGTTTTTATCAAAGTG GGATCTGAAAAGGACAAACGCAAAGATGCTGCTGATAAGGAAGAGAAAGCCAAGAAG TCTGTTAGCATAAACGAGTTCTTGAAGCCTGCTGAAGGAGAGAGGTACTTTAACCCAAGCGGTCGTGGACGTGGACGTGGCCGTGGTTCAAGGGGTGGATATGGTGGTAGCACGTCCAGCAGTGCAGCAGCTCCTAAAATTGAAGACCCTGGACAATTCCCCTCCTTGGGTGGCAAGTGA